The following proteins are co-located in the Tripterygium wilfordii isolate XIE 37 chromosome 2, ASM1340144v1, whole genome shotgun sequence genome:
- the LOC120013093 gene encoding CBS domain-containing protein CBSX3, mitochondrial isoform X3 yields the protein MQGSFRAFLSHSSVIKSSVLQHVRMMDPVLRPLVFSRSQSVSSARIEEHGFESTTIADILKAKGKSADGSWLWCTMTDTVYDAVKSMTQHNVGALVVVKPGEQTSIAGIITERDYLRKIIVQGRSSKSTKVGDIMTEENKLITVTPDTKVLRAMQLMTVD from the exons ATGCAAGGGTCGTTTCGTGCATTTCTATCCCACTCGAGCGTAATCAAAAGCTCAGTTTTGCAACATGTTCGCATGATGGATCCAGTGTTGCGGCCACTTGTATTTTCACGCTCTCAGTCTGTTTCATCAGCCCGGATTGAAGAGCATGGTTTTGAAAGCACCACAATTGCAGACATATTGAAAGCAAAAGGCAAAAGTGCTGATGGCTCTTGGCTGTGGTGCACCATGACTGACACTGTTTATGATGCTGTGAAGTCG ATGACGCAACACAATGTTGGAGCCTTGGTGGTGGTCAAACCTGGGGAGCAGACATCAATTGCAGGAATCATCACAGAGAGAG ATTATCTGAGGAAGATCATAGTACAGGGACGATCCTCGAAGTCTACTAAAGTTGGGGACATCATGACTGAAGAG AACAAACTTATCACGGTCACACCTGACACTAAGGTTCTGCGAGCAATGCAATTAATGACAG TTGATTGA
- the LOC120013093 gene encoding CBS domain-containing protein CBSX3, mitochondrial isoform X1, which translates to MQGSFRAFLSHSSVIKSSVLQHVRMMDPVLRPLVFSRSQSVSSARIEEHGFESTTIADILKAKGKSADGSWLWCTMTDTVYDAVKSMTQHNVGALVVVKPGEQTSIAGIITERDYLRKIIVQGRSSKSTKVGDIMTEENKLITVTPDTKVLRAMQLMTDNRIRHIPVIDKGGMLGMVSIGDVVRAVVSEHREELDRLNAYIQGGY; encoded by the exons ATGCAAGGGTCGTTTCGTGCATTTCTATCCCACTCGAGCGTAATCAAAAGCTCAGTTTTGCAACATGTTCGCATGATGGATCCAGTGTTGCGGCCACTTGTATTTTCACGCTCTCAGTCTGTTTCATCAGCCCGGATTGAAGAGCATGGTTTTGAAAGCACCACAATTGCAGACATATTGAAAGCAAAAGGCAAAAGTGCTGATGGCTCTTGGCTGTGGTGCACCATGACTGACACTGTTTATGATGCTGTGAAGTCG ATGACGCAACACAATGTTGGAGCCTTGGTGGTGGTCAAACCTGGGGAGCAGACATCAATTGCAGGAATCATCACAGAGAGAG ATTATCTGAGGAAGATCATAGTACAGGGACGATCCTCGAAGTCTACTAAAGTTGGGGACATCATGACTGAAGAG AACAAACTTATCACGGTCACACCTGACACTAAGGTTCTGCGAGCAATGCAATTAATGACAG ATAACCGTATCAGGCACATCCCTGTGATTGATAAGGGAGGGATGTTGGGTATGGTGTCCATTGGAGATGTTGTACGAGCTGTGGTGAGCGAGCACCGGGAGGAGCTCGACCGCTTGAATGCCTATATACAGGGTGGTTACtag
- the LOC120013093 gene encoding CBS domain-containing protein CBSX3, mitochondrial isoform X2, which yields MQGSFRAFLSHSSVIKSSVLQHVRMMDPVLRPLVFSRSQSVSSARIEEHGFESTTIADILKAKGKSADGSWLWCTMTDTVYDAVKSMTQHNVGALVVVKPGEQTSIAGIITERDYLRKIIVQGRSSKSTKVGDIMTEENKLITVTPDTKVLRAMQLMTVS from the exons ATGCAAGGGTCGTTTCGTGCATTTCTATCCCACTCGAGCGTAATCAAAAGCTCAGTTTTGCAACATGTTCGCATGATGGATCCAGTGTTGCGGCCACTTGTATTTTCACGCTCTCAGTCTGTTTCATCAGCCCGGATTGAAGAGCATGGTTTTGAAAGCACCACAATTGCAGACATATTGAAAGCAAAAGGCAAAAGTGCTGATGGCTCTTGGCTGTGGTGCACCATGACTGACACTGTTTATGATGCTGTGAAGTCG ATGACGCAACACAATGTTGGAGCCTTGGTGGTGGTCAAACCTGGGGAGCAGACATCAATTGCAGGAATCATCACAGAGAGAG ATTATCTGAGGAAGATCATAGTACAGGGACGATCCTCGAAGTCTACTAAAGTTGGGGACATCATGACTGAAGAG AACAAACTTATCACGGTCACACCTGACACTAAGGTTCTGCGAGCAATGCAATTAATGACAG TCAGTTGA
- the LOC120013084 gene encoding uncharacterized protein LOC120013084, whose protein sequence is MLGISAGSSCGTVMVGGGPFSATPSGAGKAFAVMSQTKGGSSHSENLVLPTRRISSFKTAVAAIDSGHLSSSSDSPDKQQANKYYFVVANAKFMLDEEEHFKELLAERLRHYGERSKEQDFWLVIEPKFLDNFPNITKRLGRPAVALVSTNGPWITFMKLRLDRVLSGSYEADSLEAALASNPAALEFENPKTWTAPYPKYEFGWWEPFLRTGLMESKA, encoded by the exons ATGTTGGGTATCAGTGCGGGTTCGTCATGCGGGACGGTGATGGTGGGTGGCGGGCCGTTTTCCGCTACCCCGTCTGGTGCTGGCAAAGCATTTGCTGTGATGAGCCAGACTAAAGGCGGGTCCAGTCACTCAGAGAATCTGGTCTTACCCACCAGACGTATTTCCTCCTTCAAGACTGCCGTGGCTGCCATTGACTCGGGACACCTCAGTTCCTCCTCTGATTCTCCTGATAag CAACAAGCCAACAAGTATTATTTTGTAGTTGCAAACGCAAAATTCATGCTGGATGAAGAGGAGCACTTCAAGGAGCTCTTGGCTGAGCGACTGCGTCACTATGGAGAGCGTAGTAAAGAACAGGATTTTTGGCTTGTAATTGAACCCAAGTTCTTGGATAATTTCCCAAATATTACCAAGAGGCTAGGGAGACCTGCAGTTGCTCTAGTCTCAACAAATGGTCCGTGGATCAC GTTCATGAAATTGAGATTGGACCGAGTTTTGTCAGGTAGCTATGAAGCTGACAGTCTTGAAGCGGCATTAGCTTCTAATCCCGCTGCTCTGGAGTTCGAGAATCCAAAAACATGGACGGCCCCATACCCAAAATATGAATTTGGATGGTGGGAGCCCTTCTTGCGAACTGGATTGATGGAATCGAAAGCATAG